CGGCCCTGTCATTCACGCTCGGCTCCGTGCTCGGTTTCGCCGCGGCGGTCATCGGCGGCTGGTTCGAAACCGTCATGTCGCGCTTCGTCGACCTGATGATGTCGATCCCGACGCTGATCTTCGGCCTCGTCGTCCTGTCGGTGCTGCCGACCACGATCCCGGTCCTGATCCTGGTGATGGGCCTGCTCGACTCCACTCGCGTCTACCGTCTCTCGCGCGCGGTGGCTGCCGACATCAACGTCATGGATTTCGTCGAGGCGGCGAAGCTGCGCGGCGAGGGCACGGGCTGGATCATCTTCCGCGAGATCCTGCCCAACGCGCTGTCGCCGCTCGTCTCCGAGCTCGGCCTGCGCTTCATCTACGCCGTCCTGTTCCTCTCGGCCCTGTCCTTCCTCGGCCTCGGTGTCCAGCCGCCGGCCGCCGACTGGGGCGGCATGGTCAAGGAGAACAAGGAAGGCATCGTCTTCGGCATTCCGGCGGCGCTGATCCCGGCAGGCGCGATCGCGCTGCTCGCGATCTCGGTCAACCTCGTCGCCGACTGGGTGCTGAACCGCACGTCGAGCCTGAAGGGAGGACGCGGCTGATGGCTTCCCCCACGCATCACGTCGACACTCCTCCCCGGCCGAAGCCGGAGGATCTGCTCCTCGACGTCCGCAACCTGAAGATCGAGGCCAAGGTCTTCCCGCCCGGCGAGGCGCCGCGCATGGTGACCATCGTCGACGGCGTCTCGCTGACGCTGGCGAAGGGCAAGGTGC
The Mesorhizobium australicum genome window above contains:
- a CDS encoding ABC transporter permease, whose amino-acid sequence is MTPGSAIGLVVTSLFLLVAIFAPLIAPFGNGQIVGGVWEPMSATHLLGTDNLGRDLLSRMIYGAQVTIFISVAATALSFTLGSVLGFAAAVIGGWFETVMSRFVDLMMSIPTLIFGLVVLSVLPTTIPVLILVMGLLDSTRVYRLSRAVAADINVMDFVEAAKLRGEGTGWIIFREILPNALSPLVSELGLRFIYAVLFLSALSFLGLGVQPPAADWGGMVKENKEGIVFGIPAALIPAGAIALLAISVNLVADWVLNRTSSLKGGRG